A genomic region of Streptosporangium lutulentum contains the following coding sequences:
- a CDS encoding DUF5130 family protein: MTVTQIDDVREALRAAEHRTGLRFAAYLGPAIGPRRHFSERLHAALGDEVDRAVLIFVDSERRGLEIVTGPEARRRLPDEKCRLAAMSMTTVLGTGDLVGALVTGVWLLADQASRHL, from the coding sequence ATGACCGTGACCCAGATCGACGACGTCCGGGAGGCTCTGCGCGCCGCCGAGCACCGTACCGGCCTGCGCTTCGCCGCCTACCTCGGCCCGGCGATAGGCCCGCGCCGCCACTTCTCCGAACGGCTGCACGCCGCGCTGGGTGACGAGGTGGACAGGGCGGTGCTCATCTTCGTGGACTCGGAGCGGAGGGGCCTGGAGATCGTCACGGGCCCCGAGGCCAGGCGGCGGCTCCCCGACGAGAAGTGCCGCCTGGCCGCGATGTCGATGACCACCGTCCTCGGCACGGGAGATCTGGTGGGCGCACTCGTCACCGGCGTGTGGCTGCTCGCGGACCAGGCTTCGCGCCACCTGTGA
- a CDS encoding Pycsar system effector family protein, whose protein sequence is MLKIVWDALLGRPPSGVTRVEEPDPILGQILGMLADAQTEVGRADQKGVILLVTTGAAAGLIAAGLLGGQWRPQELPSQVEWLWWTGMFFWLMGILMLAGAICPRSAGRAGQAVERRRSYVHGLTGEVLAESRAGRTHRNGQARVDLIVLRIRRLSAVADAKHRYIRRGVILMLIAIACCELSVLIGQKI, encoded by the coding sequence GTGCTGAAGATCGTGTGGGATGCGCTGCTGGGCCGTCCTCCCTCGGGGGTCACGAGGGTGGAGGAGCCGGATCCGATCCTCGGCCAGATCCTGGGGATGCTCGCCGACGCGCAGACCGAGGTCGGCAGGGCGGACCAGAAGGGGGTCATCCTGCTGGTGACGACCGGTGCCGCCGCCGGTCTCATCGCCGCCGGGCTGCTGGGCGGGCAGTGGAGACCGCAGGAGCTGCCCAGCCAGGTGGAGTGGCTCTGGTGGACGGGGATGTTCTTCTGGCTGATGGGAATCCTGATGCTCGCCGGCGCGATCTGCCCACGCAGCGCGGGGCGCGCGGGGCAGGCCGTGGAGCGCCGTCGCTCCTACGTTCACGGCCTCACCGGCGAGGTGCTCGCCGAATCGAGGGCGGGCAGAACCCACAGGAACGGACAGGCCAGGGTCGACCTGATCGTGCTGCGGATCAGGAGGCTCAGCGCCGTGGCCGACGCCAAACACCGCTACATCCGCAGGGGCGTGATCCTGATGCTGATCGCCATCGCCTGCTGCGAGCTCTCGGTGCTCATCGGTCAGAAGATCTGA